From Vibrio fortis, a single genomic window includes:
- a CDS encoding GNAT family N-acetyltransferase, whose amino-acid sequence MQAVKWDQEAQQITVELAPEQYALVKYQQQGQVLHITSTRVPDELQGQGMGKVMMEAILPEIEKAGFKIVPVCSYVVHYMARQKQWAHLLADEA is encoded by the coding sequence ATGCAGGCAGTAAAATGGGATCAGGAAGCCCAGCAAATAACGGTAGAGCTAGCTCCCGAACAATACGCCTTGGTGAAATATCAGCAGCAAGGACAAGTGCTTCATATTACCTCAACTCGCGTCCCAGATGAGCTACAAGGGCAGGGCATGGGTAAAGTGATGATGGAAGCGATTCTCCCAGAGATCGAGAAGGCAGGCTTCAAAATTGTCCCTGTCTGCAGCTATGTTGTGCACTATATGGCAAGGCAAAAGCAGTGGGCTCATCTACTGGCGGATGAGGCATAA
- a CDS encoding flagellar brake protein, with the protein MNAPLKKPVEPNQSLQDPRNRTVSTINSTDALAMIEHGSELTLNITTPVGSKFLATTKFIGTHSENCILIEVPEVSSDDLGFFFQEGFWMTVRAYSLRGEGALIHFRSQIHHNIGEPFPLLILSTPSTMQVTQLRKETRYEVNLAGKININDQRTDCEIRDLSKSGCRFVTSPTSRNLQVAERVSIEISSDNYNGPLIPPLRGVICNLQKSTHYARYGVEFDEVGRANARNLLSKLKFDGTKLRLRQG; encoded by the coding sequence ATGAACGCACCACTAAAGAAACCTGTGGAGCCAAACCAATCACTGCAAGATCCGCGAAATCGCACCGTATCCACCATCAACAGCACGGATGCATTGGCGATGATTGAGCATGGCAGTGAACTGACTCTCAACATTACCACCCCAGTTGGCAGTAAATTCTTAGCCACCACCAAATTCATTGGCACACACAGTGAAAACTGCATCTTGATTGAAGTTCCTGAAGTCTCATCAGACGATCTTGGCTTTTTCTTCCAAGAGGGCTTCTGGATGACCGTTCGCGCATACTCTCTTCGAGGTGAAGGTGCACTGATCCACTTTAGAAGTCAGATTCACCACAACATCGGCGAACCATTCCCGCTGCTGATCTTGTCTACACCCAGCACGATGCAAGTAACGCAACTGCGTAAAGAGACTCGTTATGAGGTCAACTTAGCGGGCAAGATCAACATCAATGATCAACGCACTGATTGTGAAATCCGTGACCTTTCTAAGAGTGGCTGTCGATTTGTCACATCGCCAACATCAAGAAACCTTCAAGTAGCCGAACGTGTTTCGATTGAGATCTCATCAGACAATTACAATGGTCCTTTGATACCCCCTCTGAGAGGCGTGATCTGTAACCTGCAAAAGTCGACCCACTATGCGAGATATGGCGTTGAGTTCGACGAGGTAGGCCGAGCTAATGCTCGCAACCTGCTAAGCAAGTTAAAGTTTGATGGCACCAAATTACGCCTAAGACAGGGCTAA
- a CDS encoding MFS transporter, with protein MFDKTASWKTPQNFLLLISIIVPIAFSSWMALLNNFVVERANFDGADIGLLQSVREIPGFLAFTVVFVLAFIREQRFMLVSLAMLTIGTAITGLFPSLTGLLLTTVLMSTGFHYFETLKQSLSLQWLSKEEAPEMLGKMISVGALASLITYGSIWVMLEQLKLDFVWVYGITGGIGFLLVLVMTFGFPEFKTETQQNKKLVLRKRYWLYYALTFMSGARRQIFTVFAGFLMVEKFGYSAADVTLLFLINYLFNFLFAKRIGKFIGVVGERKALIFEYVGLICVFVGYGLVQSAEWAAALYVIDHLFFALALAIKTYFQKIADPADMASTAGVSFTINHIAAVVIPVVFGVIWLASPATVFYIGAAMAAVSLMLSLNIPKVPEDGNEVRYFSWR; from the coding sequence ATGTTCGATAAAACTGCAAGTTGGAAGACGCCGCAGAACTTTTTGTTGCTGATTTCGATTATTGTCCCGATCGCATTTTCTAGCTGGATGGCGCTGTTGAACAACTTTGTTGTTGAGCGCGCTAACTTTGATGGTGCCGATATCGGATTACTTCAGAGTGTCCGTGAAATCCCTGGTTTTCTGGCATTTACGGTTGTGTTTGTGTTGGCTTTTATTCGCGAGCAACGATTCATGCTGGTATCGCTGGCGATGCTGACTATAGGCACAGCAATCACAGGTTTGTTTCCGTCATTGACTGGGTTATTGCTTACTACAGTCCTCATGTCGACGGGCTTCCATTACTTTGAAACGTTAAAGCAGTCGCTTTCTTTGCAATGGCTGAGCAAAGAAGAAGCACCAGAGATGTTAGGGAAAATGATCTCGGTTGGGGCTCTTGCTTCTCTTATCACCTATGGCTCTATTTGGGTGATGTTAGAGCAACTCAAGCTCGATTTTGTTTGGGTTTACGGCATTACTGGCGGGATAGGCTTCTTACTCGTACTGGTGATGACATTTGGTTTCCCTGAGTTCAAAACCGAGACGCAGCAGAATAAGAAGCTAGTGCTGCGTAAGCGCTACTGGCTTTACTATGCACTGACCTTTATGAGTGGTGCTCGTCGACAGATCTTCACTGTATTTGCAGGCTTCTTGATGGTGGAGAAGTTCGGGTATTCAGCTGCGGATGTCACGCTTCTTTTCTTGATTAATTACCTATTTAACTTCTTGTTTGCTAAACGTATTGGTAAGTTCATTGGTGTTGTGGGCGAACGCAAGGCACTGATATTTGAATACGTGGGTTTGATTTGTGTGTTTGTGGGTTATGGTCTAGTTCAAAGCGCTGAGTGGGCGGCGGCCTTGTATGTAATTGATCACCTTTTCTTCGCATTGGCTTTAGCAATCAAAACCTATTTCCAGAAGATTGCGGATCCGGCTGATATGGCTTCGACCGCGGGTGTTTCTTTCACCATTAACCATATTGCGGCGGTGGTGATCCCAGTGGTGTTCGGTGTGATTTGGTTAGCGTCTCCTGCCACCGTATTCTATATCGGTGCTGCGATGGCTGCAGTTTCCCTAATGCTTTCTCTAAATATTCCTAAAGTACCGGAAGATGGCAACGAGGTGCGTTACTTCAGTTGGCGATAA
- a CDS encoding aminoglycoside phosphotransferase family protein, with product MSCSTTDSTTLLYNDIARSIHGSESHHVEVIQRLWGGYGELVRLHFPDTQGVNSVIVKHVALPEKTEHPKGWNTQLSHQRKVKSYQVETSWYQEFTQKYDVNCPVPVGLQCQQTEGEWLIVMQDLKTLGFPNTSNFDVLANDVEGYSLEELHQRHACLHWLAHFHAKHIQINPSDVASLWETGTYWHLATRPDELSALADQALKQKAERIDQKLKNCPYPTLVHGDAKLANFCFDVENQNAAAVDFQYVGLGCAMKDVALFMSSAIRPRDCAELESEVLNVYFDLFAHALAIYQPHLAAAEVEAAWRPMFATAWADFQRFVKGWSPNHWKINPYTEQLTKKALSEMNEQEFVDVR from the coding sequence ATGTCTTGTTCAACCACCGATTCAACAACGCTTCTATACAATGATATCGCGCGCTCAATTCATGGTTCTGAGAGTCATCACGTCGAAGTCATTCAGCGCTTATGGGGAGGCTACGGAGAGCTGGTTCGCCTGCACTTCCCTGATACACAAGGCGTGAACAGCGTTATCGTCAAACACGTTGCGCTGCCAGAGAAAACAGAACATCCGAAAGGGTGGAATACTCAGCTCTCGCACCAAAGAAAAGTAAAGTCTTATCAGGTGGAAACCTCATGGTATCAAGAGTTTACTCAAAAGTATGATGTGAACTGTCCCGTTCCCGTTGGCTTGCAATGCCAGCAAACTGAAGGGGAGTGGTTAATCGTGATGCAAGATCTCAAGACACTCGGCTTCCCAAACACATCTAACTTTGATGTGTTAGCGAATGACGTTGAGGGTTATAGTCTAGAGGAGTTGCATCAACGTCATGCTTGTTTACATTGGCTCGCACATTTTCACGCTAAACATATCCAAATCAATCCAAGTGACGTCGCGAGTTTGTGGGAAACAGGAACCTATTGGCATTTGGCAACACGCCCGGACGAACTCAGTGCATTGGCAGACCAAGCACTGAAGCAAAAAGCCGAGCGGATTGACCAGAAGCTAAAGAACTGCCCTTATCCGACGCTCGTACATGGCGATGCTAAATTAGCCAACTTCTGTTTTGATGTGGAAAATCAAAATGCGGCCGCGGTCGATTTTCAATACGTAGGGCTTGGCTGTGCGATGAAGGATGTGGCGCTGTTTATGAGCAGTGCAATTAGGCCCAGAGATTGTGCAGAGCTAGAGAGCGAGGTATTGAACGTCTATTTTGATCTGTTTGCTCACGCGTTGGCAATCTATCAGCCACACCTAGCAGCGGCAGAAGTCGAAGCGGCTTGGCGCCCTATGTTTGCCACGGCATGGGCCGACTTTCAACGCTTTGTTAAGGGTTGGAGCCCGAATCACTGGAAGATTAACCCATACACTGAGCAGCTAACAAAGAAAGCGCTCAGTGAGATGAACGAACAGGAGTTTGTTGATGTTCGATAA